The window CTTGGTCCGGCCCCGGTTGATCCGGCTCTTGACCGTGCCCATCGGCAGCCCCGTGATCTCCGCGATCTCCTCGTAGGCCAGGTTCTGCACGTCGCGCAGCACGACCACCTCGCGGAACTCCTCCGGGATCTGCTTCAGCGCTTCCTGGATGTGCCGGTCCTGGATCGTGCTCTCGGTGTGCTTGTCCGGCGAGAACTGCTCGTCGGGGATCTCCACCTCGTACTCCTCGTCGTCGCGGTTGACGCTCTGGAGCGAGTAGAGGCGGCGGCGCTTGCGCTTGCGGTACTCGGAGCGCGCGAGGTTGCCGGCGATCGTGTAGAGCCACGTCGAGAACTTGGCGATGCGGCGGTACGAGTGGCGGTTGCGGTAGACGCGCAGGAAGGTCTCCTGGAGGAGGTCCTCGCACTCCTTCATGTCGCCGAGGAAGCGGTAGATGTAGTTCGTCAGCGGGTCCTTGTAGCGGCTGACGAGGATGTCGAACGCCTCGACGGTACCTGCCTGGAACTGCGCCATCAGGTCCTCGTCGTTCATCTGGAGGAGGGTGTCGTAGTGCTTGCTCTGCGGCTTGCCGAGCAGCGCGCTGCGGCTGACCATCTTGCGGGTTTTCACGGGAGTCGTCGCCATCGGAACCTCGGTTTCGATGTGCCGGCCTGCAAGCCGGTACGTCAGGTGGAGAGGTGGTGGGAGGAGAGTTGAGACGGGGGAGGTGTGGGCACGATGCGCCCCAGCGCAAGCAGGAGCACGAGGCGCTCGTCGCGCTCGGAGCCTCCTTTTAGCTCGTAATCGGCCGCGAGGAGCGCTTCTAAGGCCCGGCGCACAGCGTGGAGCCCGAGTCGGTGCAGGGCGGCTTCGTATTCTTTCAGAAAATAGGGGTTGACCCCGATGTGGCGGGCCAGGTCGCGCGGCGGCATCCCGCGCGCGCCGGCCAGCTTGCGCAGCTTGAGCACGTAGCGCGAGAGCATCGTCACGATCATCAGCGCCTCGCCGCGCCGGCTCGCGGCCTGGGCAAGCATGCGCTCGACGATGGCGGTGGTGCGGACACGGTCGGCCTGGCCGAGGGCTTTTTGCAACTCGAAGACGTTGAACTCGCGGCCGTGCCCTCCGGCGGCCAGCACGTCGTCCTCGGTGATCGTGGTCCGCGTCCCGGCGTAGGCGCGGAGCTTGTCGATCTCGGCGGCAGCCGAGCGGAGGTCGGTCCCGACCGTCTGCGCGAGCATCTGCGCGGCCCCTGCTTCCAGCGTTACTCCGGCGGCCTTCGCCCGGCGGTCCAGCCAGCCCGGCATCTGCCGGTCGTAGAGCGCCTTGAACTCGGCCGTGACGGCGTGCTCGCGGAGAGCGCGGTA is drawn from Bacteroidota bacterium and contains these coding sequences:
- a CDS encoding sigma-70 family RNA polymerase sigma factor, with amino-acid sequence MVSRSALLGKPQSKHYDTLLQMNDEDLMAQFQAGTVEAFDILVSRYKDPLTNYIYRFLGDMKECEDLLQETFLRVYRNRHSYRRIAKFSTWLYTIAGNLARSEYRKRKRRRLYSLQSVNRDDEEYEVEIPDEQFSPDKHTESTIQDRHIQEALKQIPEEFREVVVLRDVQNLAYEEIAEITGLPMGTVKSRINRGRTK
- the holA gene encoding DNA polymerase III subunit delta, with the translated sequence MAARAPSFDDLAVAFQHGNVKPLYFFYGDEGFLMDELQALLVEHALEPHERDFNLDLFHGPDADAKAVLAACMGYPVMAARRVVIVRQFEKLFENRAFKEYAAQPNPTAVVLLLCTGKPNLSAHPYRALREHAVTAEFKALYDRQMPGWLDRRAKAAGVTLEAGAAQMLAQTVGTDLRSAAAEIDKLRAYAGTRTTITEDDVLAAGGHGREFNVFELQKALGQADRVRTTAIVERMLAQAASRRGEALMIVTMLSRYVLKLRKLAGARGMPPRDLARHIGVNPYFLKEYEAALHRLGLHAVRRALEALLAADYELKGGSERDERLVLLLALGRIVPTPPPSQLSSHHLST